The genomic region AGAAGATGATAAGAAGTTCGTTCAACGTGGGTCGCTCTCGATGAGTTGTCTTTGCCCTGTCGAATGGGTCGAAGGCGTCACCGCTGTCGCCCCACTTGCCTGATGGGCTGCCTGCATGGCGGGAAATCTTAGAAGTGTTGCCGGCCGGGATATGGTCTGACAAAATCGAGCGAGCTTAGCGGTTTTTTCATCCTCCCGTCCGATCGTTAGCATGAGAGCGTCCGACAGCCAGGATGATGGAGCACGGTTCACACATATATATCGATCGCCGCGCCGAGCCGGATATCTATGTCTCGCTGGTCAATTCCCTCTACAGCTCGATGCGATCTCTGGTCGCAGGGGCCATCGGGGGGACGGCGGCCGTCCTTGTCACGGCGATCCAGATCGGCGGATCGCCTCTCTATGTGTGCGCTGCTGTCATTGCCGTCGTCGGTTTCGTGCGCGTGGCCGTGGCCTTCGCCTTTCGCAGGCGTGGCGGCGACACGCTGCCGGTGGAGAGGCCGGTGCTGTGGGACGTGCTCTACGGCATCGGGGCATGCGCGTTCTCCTTTCTCCTCGGCGTCTGGTGCTACATCTGTCTGACGTTCTATGACGATGTCACCGCGCAGCTCGTCGCCGTGTCGGTGACGATCGGTTATTCCGCCGGCATCGCCGGACGCAATGCGGGTCGTCCGCAGCTCGTTTCTCTCCAAATCCTGTTTGCCTGTCTGCCGCTCGTCACCGGTTTCGTGGTGCATGGCGAGACGCCTTATCTGGCCCTCGGCATGCTGCTCGCCTTCTTCTTCTGGAGTATGCGCGGCGTTTCGATTTCCATCAGCGAGACGCTGCTTGCGGCGTTGCGGGCCGAAAAGGTGATGACGCTGCTTGCGGGACGCCTGGAAGCGGCGCTCTCAAGCATGTCGCATGGTGTGCTGATGATCGATGCGGACCAGAAGCTGCGGGTCTACAATCAGCGTGCTCTCAGCCTCCTCGGGCTTCACCCCGAAGCCATCCGGCATGGCATGCCGATCGGCGAGCTGGTCCAGGCCTGCGTCCGCGAGGGCGTCTTCTCGCGCTCGGAGCTGAAGCGGCTGCAGGAGGAGTTCACGGTCGGGCGCACCTTGCAGATCGTGACCAACGACCGGCGCACCATTTCTCTCACCAGCGAGCCCGCGAAGGACGGCGGCGTCGTCATCGTCGCGGAGGACGTGACGGAGCGCAAACGCACCGAAGCGCGCATCTCCTATATGGCGCATCACGACGACGTCACCGGCCTGCCCAATCGCGTCCGCCTGAAAGAGGAGCTGGAGCAGTTCCTGCGCAAGAGCGCGGAGACGAGCTCGGCCTTTGCGGTTTTCTGCGTCGATCTCGATCACTTCAAGAGCGTCAACGATACGCTCGGTCATCCGGTCGGCGACAGCCTGTTGCGCGCGACGGCGCGGAGGCTCGCCTCCATGACGCGCAAGAGCGACCTTCTCGCCCGCTTCGGCGGTGACGAATTCGTGCTTCTCGCCTCGGGCGTCACCGACGCCGAACAGGCCGAGCAGTTCGCGACGCGGATCATTACCGCCTTGTCGCGTCCTTATGCGCTCAACGGCCACAGCATCGTTGCTGGTGCAAGCGTTGGCGTGGCCTTCGCACCGAAGGACGGTTCGAACGCCGATGCCCTCATCAAGAATGCCGACATGGCGCTCTACCGGGCCAAGGCGAACGGACGCGGCACGTTCTGCGTCTTCCAGCCGGAGATGGATGTGCGGGCACAGGAGCGCCGCTCGCTCGAGATGGAATTGCGCAGCGCCTTCGCCAACGAGGAGCTGCAGCTCTATTATCAGCCGCTTCTCAATGTGCGCAGCCGGACGATCTCCACCTGCGAGGCGCTGTTGCGCTGGCCGCGTGCGGGGCGGGGGATCGTTTCGCCCGGCGAGTTCATCCCGCTCGCCGAAGAGATGGGGCTGATCGTCGAGATCGGCGATTGGACGCTGGTGCAGGCCTGCCGTCAGGCCGTGCAATGGCCGGAAGAGATCCGCGTCGCCGTCAATGTCTCGCCGATGCATTTTCGGCGCGGGGACATCGTTCGCTCCGTCGAAGCGGCCTTGCAGGATTCAGGACTTCCGGCCGACCGGCTGGAGATCGAGGTCACGGAATCGGTGCTGCTCGAGCAGACCGAGCGCACGCGTCAGGCGCTCGGAGAGCTCGCCGAGATGGGGATCCGCATCTCGCTCGATGATTTCGGCACCGGCTATTCGAGCCTCGCCTATCTGCAAAATTACCCGTTCCACAAGGTCAAGATCGACCGCTCCTTCCTCTCCGGGCTCGATGCCGATCCGCAGCGCCTCATCATGTTGCGCGGCGTGGCGCGTCTTTCCGCAGAGCTCGGCCTGGCCGTCACGCTGGAAGGGGTGGAGCGCGACGACCAACTCGCCATCGTCATGGCGGACGGATATGTCGACGAGGTGCAGGGCTTTCTGATCAGCTGCCCGGTGCCGGCGGAGAAGCTTGGCAGGCTTTTTGCATCGCGAAAAGAAAAGCAGGCGGCGGCGTAGGTTCAGCCACTCGCCGGCGGGAGGGTCTCAGCCAAATCGTAGTTTGCGGTGCAGCATGGGTTTTCATTTCACAGGTTAAATGTTAACCTTAACAAAATGCTGCAAGCTTGCTGCTACCCTAAAGTTTATATTAACGTCATGAAGAGTTTTGTAATAAGTGTCAGTGTTCCTCTGCGGCGGGGGGTGGAATATGGCCAGATTTGACGCAACGGCGTGCGACGTGCGCGGCGAAGATATTGTCGGCGATGAGCGGAGGACGGCTGGACCTGGTGCAGTTGGCGTCGCAATGCCGGCGAAGGGCTCCGTGGAAAGTGTTCGTTCCGCGGTTGCTGAGATTGCCGAGGATGTGCGGGAGGTCGTTCTTTCTTTTGAGGCCGAGACCGCGACCTTGTGGTCGACCATGGTGCCGCCAGGCCGACCGTGTTTTACGCGGCGGCTTGTCAGCGAATACATCCATCTGTTTCAGTCGCTGAATGCGCGCTTCGCAGATGCGGAATCGCTTGCGCTCAAATACATCGTCTATCAATCCGGGACGCCGTCCATCTTCAGCCTCGGGGGCGATCTCGACTTGTTCTCGCGGCTGATCAGGGCGCGCGACGATGAGGGATTGCGCGATTATGCGCATGCCTGCGCCAAGATGACCTACCTCAATTCCGTCAGCGCCGATCTGCCGATCGTGACCATCGCGCTGGTGCAGGGGCAGGCGCTTGGAGGCGGGCTGGAATCGGCACTGTCCTGCAACCTCATCATCGCCGAAAAAAGCGCCACCTTCGGGCTGCCGGAGGTGCTCTTCAATCTCTTCCCCGGCATGGGCGCCTATTCGTATCTGAGCCGCAAGGTGTCGAGCCGGGTCGCGGAAAAGCTGATGCTATCCGGGCGCACCTATTCGGCTGACGAAATGCTTGAGGCCGGCGTCATCGACGAGGTGGTGGAAGACGGCACCGGCGAACAGGCCGTGCGCGACCTGATCGAGCGCTCGCAGCGACGTCACAACGCGCAGGTCGGCGTCTATCGCACCCGCCGCCGCGTCATGCCGCTCA from Rhodopseudomonas julia harbors:
- a CDS encoding putative bifunctional diguanylate cyclase/phosphodiesterase: MMEHGSHIYIDRRAEPDIYVSLVNSLYSSMRSLVAGAIGGTAAVLVTAIQIGGSPLYVCAAVIAVVGFVRVAVAFAFRRRGGDTLPVERPVLWDVLYGIGACAFSFLLGVWCYICLTFYDDVTAQLVAVSVTIGYSAGIAGRNAGRPQLVSLQILFACLPLVTGFVVHGETPYLALGMLLAFFFWSMRGVSISISETLLAALRAEKVMTLLAGRLEAALSSMSHGVLMIDADQKLRVYNQRALSLLGLHPEAIRHGMPIGELVQACVREGVFSRSELKRLQEEFTVGRTLQIVTNDRRTISLTSEPAKDGGVVIVAEDVTERKRTEARISYMAHHDDVTGLPNRVRLKEELEQFLRKSAETSSAFAVFCVDLDHFKSVNDTLGHPVGDSLLRATARRLASMTRKSDLLARFGGDEFVLLASGVTDAEQAEQFATRIITALSRPYALNGHSIVAGASVGVAFAPKDGSNADALIKNADMALYRAKANGRGTFCVFQPEMDVRAQERRSLEMELRSAFANEELQLYYQPLLNVRSRTISTCEALLRWPRAGRGIVSPGEFIPLAEEMGLIVEIGDWTLVQACRQAVQWPEEIRVAVNVSPMHFRRGDIVRSVEAALQDSGLPADRLEIEVTESVLLEQTERTRQALGELAEMGIRISLDDFGTGYSSLAYLQNYPFHKVKIDRSFLSGLDADPQRLIMLRGVARLSAELGLAVTLEGVERDDQLAIVMADGYVDEVQGFLISCPVPAEKLGRLFASRKEKQAAA
- a CDS encoding crotonase/enoyl-CoA hydratase family protein; translation: MARFDATACDVRGEDIVGDERRTAGPGAVGVAMPAKGSVESVRSAVAEIAEDVREVVLSFEAETATLWSTMVPPGRPCFTRRLVSEYIHLFQSLNARFADAESLALKYIVYQSGTPSIFSLGGDLDLFSRLIRARDDEGLRDYAHACAKMTYLNSVSADLPIVTIALVQGQALGGGLESALSCNLIIAEKSATFGLPEVLFNLFPGMGAYSYLSRKVSSRVAEKLMLSGRTYSADEMLEAGVIDEVVEDGTGEQAVRDLIERSQRRHNAQVGVYRTRRRVMPLSYEELRDVTDIWVECALGITDLDLRKMEKLVKAQDRLKGAVAMPAAAHS